One Pyrus communis chromosome 13, drPyrComm1.1, whole genome shotgun sequence genomic window carries:
- the LOC137712991 gene encoding endoglucanase 6-like: MEKFVRVISMAPLLLLLCLPFALAGHDYGQALSKSILFFEAQRSGFLPRNQRVTWRSNSGLYDGKANGVDLVGGYYDAGDNVKFGLPMAFTVTMMSWSIIEYGKQMAASGELGHAMEAVKWGTDYFIKAHPEPNVLYGEVGDGNTDHYCWQRPEDMTTNRRAYKISPSNPGSDLAGETAAAMAAASIVFRRSNPAYSRELLRHAYQLFDFADKYRGKYDSSITVAQKYYRSISGYNDELLWAAAWLFQASNNQYYLDYLGNSGDSLGGTGWGMTEFSWDVKYSGVQTLVAKFLMQGKAGRHTAVFEKYQQKAEYFMCSCVGKGSRNARKTPGGLIYRQRWNNMQFVTSSSFLITVYSDYLTTSRRTLKCASGNVAPNELLSFAKSQVDYILGDNPRATSYMVGYGNNYPQQVHHRASSIVSYKKDSSFVTCRGGYATWFSRKASDPNLLTGAIVGGPDAYDNFADQRDNYEQTEPATYNNAPLLGILARLHAGHGGYNQLLPVVPTQPKSAALPKPKAAPVPKVTPATPAPSSSPIAISQRKTTSWISKGVTYYRYSAIVTNKSAKTLTNLKLSVSKLYGPIWGLTKAGNSYVFPSWINSLPAGKSMEFVYIHSASPANVLVSSYSLA; encoded by the exons ATGGAGAAATTTGTGAGGGTAATTTCCATGGCTCCTCTGCTTCTGCTGCTCTGTTTGCCTTTTGCTTTGGCCGGCCATGACTACGGGCAGGCTCTGAGCAAGAGCATTCTGTTCTTTGAAGCTCAGAGATCTGGGTTTCTTCCCCGCAACCAGAGAGTCACTTGGAGATCCAATTCTGGCTTGTACGATGGCAAGGCCAATGGG GTGGATCTGGTGGGAGGGTACTATGATGCAGGTGACAATGTGAAGTTTGGGCTTCCCATGGCCTTCACAGTGACAATGATGTCCTGGAGTATAATCGAGTACGGCAAGCAAATGGCTGCAAGCGGTGAGCTCGGCCATGCCATGGAGGCCGTCAAATGGGGCACTGACTACTTCATCAAAGCTCATCCTGAACCCAATGTCCTCTACGGAGAG GTCGGAGATGGGAACACTGACCATTACTGTTGGCAAAGACCGGAGGACATGACCACTAACCGCCGGGCATACAAGATCAGCCCCAGCAATCCCGGGTCCGATCTCGCCGGAGAAACCGCCGCCGCCATGGCGGCTGCTTCCATTGTCTTCCGCCGCTCCAACCCCGCATACTCCCGTGAACTCCTCCGCCACGCCTATCAG cTGTTTGATTTTGCGGACAAGTACAGGGGTAAATATGACAGCAGCATCACCGTGGCCCAAAAGTACTACCGGTCCATCAGTGGCTACAAT GATGAGTTGCTATGGGCTGCTGCTTGGTTGTTCCAGGCAAGTAACAACCAGTACTACTTGGACTACCTCGGAAACAGTGGTGATTCCCTGGGAGGAACCGGTTGGGGAATGACCGAGTTCAGTTGGGATGTCAAGTATTCGGGTGTCCAAACCCTTGTTGCCAAG TTTTTAATGCAAGGTAAAGCTGGTCGTCATACAGCAGTCTTTGAGAAGTACCAACAGAAGGCTGAGTACTTCATGTGTTCATGCGTTGGTAAGGGCAGCCGGAATGCACGGAAGACTCCCGGTGGACTAATTTACCGCCAGAGGTGGAATAACATGCAGTTTGTCACCAGTTCCTCCTTCTTGATCACTGTCTACTCCGACTATCTCACAACTTCCAGGAGAACATTAAAATGTGCTTCTGGCAATGTGGCACCCAATGAGCTTCTATCTTTCGCCAAATCTCAG GTGGATTACATTCTAGGAGACAACCCAAGAGCCACTAGTTACATGGTGGGATACGGAAACAACTACCCTCAACAAGTTCACCACAGGGCTTCCTCAATTGTTTCCTACAAGAAGGACTCATCATTTGTGACCTGCAGGGGAGGCTATGCCACTTGGTTTAGCCGGAAAGCTAGTGACCCCAATCTGCTTACTGGCGCTATTGTCGGTGGACCTGATGCCTACGACAACTTTGCTGATCAGAGAGACAACTATGAACAGACAGAGCCTGCTACTTACAACAATGCTCCTCTTCTCGGTATATTGGCACGCTTACATGCCGGCCATGGTGGGTATAACCAGCTCCTACCAG TGGTTCCCACTCAACCGAAATCTGCTGCACTGCCTAAACCAAAAGCAGCTCCAGTGCCAAAAGTTACTCCAGCTACTCCAG CTCCATCATCGAGCCCAATTGCAATATCGCAGAGGAAAACAACTTCTTGGATTTCCAAGGGAGTGACTTACTACAGATATTCCGCAATTGTGACCAACAAGTCTGCCAAGACACTTACAAACCTCAAGCTTTCCGTCTCAAAACTTTATGGTCCTATTTGGGGCCTCACAAAGGCCGGAAATTCCTATGTTTTCCCATCGTGGATCAACTCTTTACCGGCTGGAAAGAGCATGGAGTTTGTCTACATCCATTCTGCTTCTCCAGCAAATGTCTTAGTCTCAAGCTACTCATTAGcataa